The following coding sequences lie in one Patescibacteria group bacterium genomic window:
- a CDS encoding DsbA family protein — MHLLKTTEQTKNNLFENMPPKLSFIFGLVSGLAVVGLLGLLLTTTYLLTNKNKTEKITNSPNQPTANNTDTVGLNPPLQPVNITAKDTDYIRGNKNAAITLIEYSDLECPFCQRFHPSMLQLLQEYPEQVRWIYRHFPLSFHANAQKEAEAVECAGKLGGNDKFWLYLDTIFNRTTSNGTGFALDKLTPLAVEIGLPKDKFETCLESGEFAGKVQNDLQEGSSFGVSGTPTTFVNGQPVEGAVPYAQLKQIVDSLLEQ, encoded by the coding sequence ACCTAAACTAAGTTTTATTTTCGGCTTAGTTAGTGGTTTAGCTGTTGTAGGTCTGCTGGGTTTATTATTAACCACCACCTATTTATTGACTAATAAAAACAAAACCGAAAAAATTACCAACTCTCCCAACCAACCAACTGCTAATAATACCGATACCGTTGGTTTAAACCCGCCCCTACAACCAGTTAATATCACTGCTAAAGATACCGACTATATTCGAGGAAATAAAAATGCGGCTATTACATTAATAGAATATTCAGATTTAGAATGCCCTTTTTGCCAACGGTTTCACCCTTCTATGCTCCAATTGTTACAAGAATACCCCGAACAAGTCCGTTGGATTTATCGACACTTTCCTTTATCTTTCCACGCCAATGCCCAAAAAGAAGCTGAGGCAGTTGAATGCGCGGGCAAACTTGGTGGCAATGACAAATTTTGGCTTTACCTTGATACCATATTCAACAGAACAACCTCCAACGGTACTGGTTTTGCTTTAGATAAACTCACCCCCTTAGCCGTAGAAATAGGCTTACCTAAAGACAAGTTTGAAACTTGTTTGGAAAGCGGAGAATTTGCTGGTAAAGTCCAAAACGATTTGCAAGAAGGCTCTAGTTTTGGCGTTTCTGGTACACCCACTACTTTTGTTAATGGACAACCAGTGGAAGGGGCTGTTCCTTATGCTCAATTAAAACAAATAGTAGATTCTTTACTAGAACAATAA
- a CDS encoding SHOCT domain-containing protein: MWNSYCGNIFGWGMAGPVIMIVFWLAAILLFIWLVKHFTKSNHQDNSSTKAAAILKERYAKGEISQQEFEEKLKNLQS, from the coding sequence ATGTGGAATTCCTATTGTGGTAATATTTTTGGCTGGGGGATGGCTGGTCCGGTTATTATGATAGTTTTTTGGCTGGCAGCTATTTTACTGTTTATTTGGCTGGTTAAACACTTTACCAAAAGTAACCACCAAGACAACAGTTCTACTAAAGCTGCGGCTATCTTAAAAGAGCGTTATGCCAAGGGCGAAATAAGCCAGCAAGAATTTGAAGAAAAATTAAAAAACTTACAATCCTAA